Proteins from a genomic interval of Pseudobdellovibrionaceae bacterium:
- a CDS encoding CapA family protein, with protein MMKTIWRWTLLLSTSLTLAGYAHAQTDAELVSISAVGDIMMGTDFPEQRLPPNDGARIFQAAKEYISAADVRFGNLEGTLYDGPPGTGAKRPGPNRYLFRSPTRYVNLLRDAGFNVVSLANNHIRDLGREGVQSTKRTLDDARIQYSSKDGEVAEFNIKGTRIALIATDYYDGRRSLIRPESTFKEIEELKKKFDIVIVSCHVGAEGQGAETLTFQNEIFLGENRGNPVAFAREAVTRGADLIVMHGPHVPRAMEVYRDRLIVYSLGNFATMSGISIRGANGYAPILRAQLARDGRFVKGHLASFQQDRPDLVRFDREDKAGRMMRELSARQFPTSAPRFFENGFFAPREAAKLP; from the coding sequence ATGATGAAAACGATCTGGCGCTGGACGCTGCTTCTTTCAACGAGCCTCACCCTTGCGGGTTACGCGCACGCGCAGACCGATGCCGAGCTCGTTTCCATTTCCGCCGTGGGTGATATCATGATGGGGACCGACTTCCCCGAACAGCGCCTGCCCCCGAACGACGGCGCCCGCATTTTTCAAGCGGCCAAAGAGTATATCTCGGCGGCGGACGTGCGTTTCGGCAATCTGGAAGGCACGCTCTACGATGGCCCTCCCGGCACGGGCGCAAAGCGTCCCGGACCGAACCGCTACCTCTTCCGCTCGCCGACCCGCTACGTGAATCTGCTTCGCGACGCGGGATTCAACGTCGTGAGCCTAGCGAATAACCACATCCGGGATTTGGGGCGCGAGGGCGTCCAGAGCACCAAACGCACGCTCGATGACGCCCGCATCCAGTATTCGTCGAAAGACGGCGAGGTCGCGGAGTTCAACATCAAAGGAACCCGCATCGCGCTGATCGCGACCGACTACTACGACGGTCGCCGCAGCCTGATTCGCCCGGAATCGACATTCAAAGAGATTGAAGAGCTGAAAAAGAAATTCGACATCGTCATCGTCAGCTGCCACGTCGGCGCCGAAGGCCAAGGGGCCGAGACGCTGACCTTCCAGAACGAAATTTTCCTGGGCGAAAATCGCGGTAACCCCGTCGCCTTCGCCCGCGAGGCCGTCACCCGCGGCGCGGACTTGATCGTCATGCACGGCCCCCACGTCCCGCGCGCGATGGAAGTTTACCGCGACCGCCTCATCGTCTACTCGCTCGGTAACTTCGCGACCATGAGCGGGATTTCCATTCGCGGCGCGAACGGCTACGCGCCGATCCTGCGCGCGCAGCTCGCCCGCGACGGACGCTTCGTGAAAGGGCATCTCGCAAGCTTCCAGCAAGATCGCCCCGATCTGGTGCGCTTCGACCGCGAAGACAAAGCCGGCCGCATGATGCGCGAACTGTCCGCCCGCCAGTTCCCCACCTCGGCGCCGCGTTTCTTCGAGAACGGCTTCTTCGCGCCCCGCGAAGCCGCAAAATTGCCCTGA
- a CDS encoding AGE family epimerase/isomerase, with product MDLKTVSHDWLKTQVLPLWLMGRGRSEDGGFEEAITLTGVPHAAPRRAMVQARQIYAVRTALQMGLLDAKTALPMMEEATEFLLKHFARPDGSFIHSVRPDLVPNNETPDLYTQSFAIFGLAQAFAELKDTRYKARALAVADYLKRERHLPHGGYSEFAKDGATLYQSNPHMHLFEAYVAWLEVDDDPHWRRYANEILDLALTRFIDPATKLLGEHFDENWKHRREPAHFIWEPGHQFEWAWLMNKYQHATKVPLADPIASLLMNAERFGIDPASGAVRDEMWSDYGVKSPTSRFWPQCERIKACVALGLPESADQGMEALLRFFVTPTPGLWFDRMNPDGSFHQEPSRASSLYHIIGAIAEYQKL from the coding sequence ATGGATCTGAAAACGGTTTCCCACGACTGGCTGAAAACCCAAGTCCTCCCCCTCTGGCTCATGGGCCGCGGCCGCAGCGAAGACGGCGGTTTTGAGGAGGCGATCACGCTGACGGGCGTCCCGCACGCGGCCCCCCGGCGCGCGATGGTGCAGGCCCGGCAGATCTACGCCGTGCGCACGGCGCTGCAGATGGGACTGCTGGACGCCAAAACCGCGCTCCCGATGATGGAAGAAGCGACCGAGTTCCTGCTGAAACATTTCGCCCGTCCCGACGGAAGTTTCATCCACTCCGTGCGTCCCGACCTCGTGCCGAACAACGAAACGCCCGACCTCTATACCCAATCCTTCGCGATCTTCGGTTTGGCGCAGGCCTTCGCCGAGCTGAAGGACACGCGTTATAAAGCGCGCGCCCTCGCGGTCGCCGACTATTTGAAACGCGAGCGCCACCTTCCCCACGGCGGTTATTCCGAGTTCGCCAAAGACGGCGCGACCCTTTACCAGTCAAATCCGCACATGCATCTGTTCGAAGCCTACGTCGCGTGGCTGGAGGTCGACGACGATCCCCACTGGCGCCGCTACGCCAACGAGATCTTGGATCTCGCACTCACGCGCTTCATCGATCCCGCGACGAAACTTCTGGGCGAACACTTCGACGAAAACTGGAAACACCGCCGCGAACCCGCGCACTTCATCTGGGAGCCCGGACATCAATTCGAGTGGGCGTGGCTGATGAACAAATACCAACACGCCACCAAAGTTCCGCTCGCCGATCCGATCGCGTCCCTTCTGATGAACGCGGAACGTTTCGGTATCGATCCCGCATCCGGCGCGGTTCGCGACGAGATGTGGAGCGACTACGGCGTGAAGTCACCGACCTCGCGCTTCTGGCCGCAGTGTGAACGCATCAAAGCCTGCGTGGCGCTCGGACTTCCCGAGAGCGCGGATCAAGGGATGGAGGCGCTCCTGCGGTTTTTCGTGACCCCGACGCCGGGCCTCTGGTTTGACCGCATGAATCCCGACGGCAGCTTTCACCAAGAGCCGTCGCGGGCGAGCTCGCTTTACCACATCATCGGCGCGATCGCGGAATACCAGAAGCTCTAG
- a CDS encoding DoxX family protein, whose amino-acid sequence MQAKITLVLRILLGLAFFVAGLVYWLGVANPPPDLPERLQTFNAGMAASGYLLELVKALEVICGLLLIAGFFVPLALVILAAITLNIFLVHAFMAPEGVPVALVLGLLLIYLGFFAEPYRHTIRSLFRLR is encoded by the coding sequence ATGCAAGCCAAAATCACTCTCGTTTTACGCATCCTTCTCGGTCTGGCCTTTTTCGTCGCGGGCCTCGTCTATTGGCTCGGCGTCGCGAACCCTCCGCCGGATCTTCCGGAACGCCTGCAAACTTTCAACGCGGGAATGGCCGCGAGCGGTTATCTGCTCGAACTGGTGAAAGCGCTCGAGGTGATCTGCGGATTGCTTTTGATCGCGGGATTTTTCGTTCCGCTCGCGTTGGTGATTCTGGCGGCGATCACGCTGAATATCTTTTTAGTGCACGCTTTTATGGCTCCCGAGGGCGTGCCCGTCGCGCTCGTCCTGGGGCTTCTGCTTATTTATTTGGGATTTTTCGCTGAGCCCTATCGGCACACGATTCGCTCTCTCTTCCGTCTGCGTTAA